One segment of Primulina tabacum isolate GXHZ01 chromosome 6, ASM2559414v2, whole genome shotgun sequence DNA contains the following:
- the LOC142547953 gene encoding protein TIFY 11d-like, which yields MGTPEVLDSGKRSNFSQTCSLLSQYLKENKGSFGELGLVLSEDKGIPARTMNLLPMIEKSGQSSGADSYQNRNSGMKSGAGQSAPMTIFYAGQMIVFDDLPSEKADKIMMLASTAAQSSAASFPKFASAFELQERDHLCIPRPLLASDLPIKRKNSLARFLEKRKDRIVATEPYQARKPSNTEAWLELAPRFSSPNSQQRH from the exons ATGGGCACGCCGGAAGTATTGGACAGCGGGAAGAGGTCTAATTTCTCTCAGACATGTAGCTTGTTGAGCCAGTACTTGAAAGAGAACAAGGGTAGTTTTGGAGAGCTGGGGCTCGTGTTGTCGGAGGACAAAG GGATCCCAGCTAGAACGATGAACTTGTTGCCCATGATCGAGAAATCAGGGCAGAGTTCGGGTGCTGATTCGTATCAGAACCGTAACAGTGGTATGAAATCGGGGGCTGGTCAAAGTGCGCCAATGACCATATTCTACGCCGGTCAGATGATTGTGTTTGACGACTTGCCGTCGGAAAAGGCGGACAAAATCATGATGTTAGCTAGCACCGCGGCTCAAAGTTCTGCCGCCAGCTTCCCCAAGTTTGCTTCAGCTTTTGAATTACAGGAGCGAGATCACCTATGCATTCCTCGCCCGCTTCTTGCTTCCG ATTTACCAATAAAGAGGAAAAATTCTCTGGCCAGGTTCTTGGAGAAGAGGAAAGATAG aaTTGTAGCAACGGAACCGTACCAAGCAAGAAAACCATCAAATACAGAAGCATGGCTGGAATTGGCTCCTCGCTTTTCTTCACCAAACAGTCAGCAGCGCCATTGA
- the LOC142548443 gene encoding DEAD-box ATP-dependent RNA helicase 17 isoform X3 — protein sequence MIGGRKVKVATNGESEVFASCSFSSLGLHPTLCEQLKERLGFEFPTQVQAQTIPVVLSGRHVLVNAATGTGKTVAYLAPIIHHLQNLDRRIQRSDGTFALVLVPTRELCMQVYDILQKLLHRFHWIVPGYIMGGENRSKEKARLRKGVSILVATPGRLLDHLKNTSSFLHSNLQWAVFDEADRILELGYGKEIEDILNYLGTRQHELIGNENSALAPKVKKQNLLLSATLNEKVNQLAKISLENPVMIGLDDKILQNLNHNHAMSQESDTSDRLEVSTRMLHGTSDEEYKLPAQLAQRYIKVPCGSRLVVLLSVLKNLFEREPSQKVVVFFSTCDAVDFHYSLLSEFQWPPVSQSEAEVRQMFLRCKTLRLHGNMNHEDRKTTFQIFKTEKSALLLSTDVSARGLDFPKVRCIIQYDSPGEATEYVHRVGRTARLGEKGDSLLFLQPVEVDYLKDLEKHGVMLTEHPLLKLLGSFPLYNLKHQVKKFVSIDMHPWLLTLERALESYISSEPGINRYA from the exons ATGATTGGTGGTAGAAAAGTTAAAGTAGCTACCAACGGCGAGTCGGAGGTGTTCGCTTCGTGCTCTTTCTCCAGCCTCGGCCTTCACCCCACCTTATGCGAGCAGCTCAAAG AGAGGCTTGGATTCGAGTTTCCCACGCAGGTTCAGGCGCAGACGATTCCTGTTGTGCTCTCCGGCAGACACGT GCTGGTTAATGCAGCGACCGGAACTGGTAAAACTGTGGCGTATCTCGCTCCAATTATTCATCACTTGCAGAATCTCGATCGACGAATTCAGCGGTCAGATGGTACTTTTG CGTTGGTGCTTGTACCAACGCGTGAATTATGCATGCAGGTGTACGATATTTTACAAAAGTTACTGCACCGTTTTCATTGGATTGTTCCGGGCTATATCATGGGTGGGGAAAATCGATCAAAGGAGAAAGCTAGATTAAGGAAAG gtgtgtCAATTCTTGTTGCAACTCCTGGACGTCTTTTGGATCATTTGAAGAATACTTCATCATTTCTACACTCCAACCTTCAGTGGGCAGTATTTGACGAAGCAGATAG GATTCTGGAACTTGGTTATGGTAAAGAGATAGAAGATATACTTAATTATTTGGGCACAAGGCAGCATGAATTGATTGGCAATGAAAATTCAGCTCTGGCTCCAAAAGTCAAGAAACAGAATTTGCTGTTATCAGCTACTCTAAATGAAAAAGTAAATCAACTAGCTAAAATCAGCTTAGAAAATCCTGTTATGATTGGTCTTGATGACAAGATCttacaaaatttgaatcacaaTCATGCTATGTCACAAGAATCTGATACAAGTGACAGATTAGAAGTGTCCACTCGTATGTTGCATGGTACTTCAGATGAGGAATATAAGCTTCCTGCTCAGCTGGCTCAGAGATACATTAAAG TACCATGCGGTTCTCGACTGGTTGTACTCCTTTCTGTTCTAAAGAACCTTTTTGAGAGAGAACCTTCCCAAAAG GTAGTTGTGTTTTTTTCAACATGTGATGCTGTAGATTTTCATTATTCCCTGCTTAGTGAATTTCAATGGCCACCAGTTTCGCAGTCAGAAGCCGAAGTCAGACAGATGTTTTTGAGATGCAAAACTTTGCGTTTACATGGGAATATGAATCACGAGGACCGCAAAACAACATTTCAGATATTCAAAACGGAAAAGTCAGCTCTTCTCTTGTCAACAGATGTTTCTGCTAGAGGCTTGGATTTTCCTAAAGTCAGATGCATTATCCAGTATGACTCTCCAGGAGAGGCAACTGAGTATGTACACCG GGTTGGAAGGACTGCCAGGTTGGGTGAGAAAGGTGACTCACTGCTTTTTTTACAACCAGTTGAAGTAGATTACCTGAAGGACCTGGAGAAGCACGGGGTGATGCTAACGGAACATCCTCTTCTCAAACTGCTTGGTAGCTTCCCTTTATACAATCTTAAGCATCAGGTCAAAAAGTTTGTTTCAATAGACATGCACCCGTGGCTACTAACCTTGGAGAGAGCATTAGAATCCTATATTTCTTCAGAG CCGGGAATCAATCGGTATGCCTAG
- the LOC142548443 gene encoding DEAD-box ATP-dependent RNA helicase 17 isoform X2, whose translation MRAAQREAWIRVSHAGSGADDSCCALRQTRRPELVKLWRISLQLFITCRISIDEFSGQMVLLVYDILQKLLHRFHWIVPGYIMGGENRSKEKARLRKGVSILVATPGRLLDHLKNTSSFLHSNLQWAVFDEADRILELGYGKEIEDILNYLGTRQHELIGNENSALAPKVKKQNLLLSATLNEKVNQLAKISLENPVMIGLDDKILQNLNHNHAMSQESDTSDRLEVSTRMLHGTSDEEYKLPAQLAQRYIKVPCGSRLVVLLSVLKNLFEREPSQKVVVFFSTCDAVDFHYSLLSEFQWPPVSQSEAEVRQMFLRCKTLRLHGNMNHEDRKTTFQIFKTEKSALLLSTDVSARGLDFPKVRCIIQYDSPGEATEYVHRVGRTARLGEKGDSLLFLQPVEVDYLKDLEKHGVMLTEHPLLKLLGSFPLYNLKHQVKKFVSIDMHPWLLTLERALESYISSETRMKKLAQDAFCAWVRAYTAHRGELKRIFMVKKLHLGHVAKSFALKDQPSLVNKSIQKQLQKRKRDEKQRVNSRKKRVTAKS comes from the exons ATGCGAGCAGCTCAAAG AGAGGCTTGGATTCGAGTTTCCCACGCAGGTTCAGGCGCAGACGATTCCTGTTGTGCTCTCCGGCAGACACGT CGACCGGAACTGGTAAAACTGTGGCGTATCTCGCTCCAATTATTCATCACTTGCAGAATCTCGATCGACGAATTCAGCGGTCAGATGGTACTTTTG GTGTACGATATTTTACAAAAGTTACTGCACCGTTTTCATTGGATTGTTCCGGGCTATATCATGGGTGGGGAAAATCGATCAAAGGAGAAAGCTAGATTAAGGAAAG gtgtgtCAATTCTTGTTGCAACTCCTGGACGTCTTTTGGATCATTTGAAGAATACTTCATCATTTCTACACTCCAACCTTCAGTGGGCAGTATTTGACGAAGCAGATAG GATTCTGGAACTTGGTTATGGTAAAGAGATAGAAGATATACTTAATTATTTGGGCACAAGGCAGCATGAATTGATTGGCAATGAAAATTCAGCTCTGGCTCCAAAAGTCAAGAAACAGAATTTGCTGTTATCAGCTACTCTAAATGAAAAAGTAAATCAACTAGCTAAAATCAGCTTAGAAAATCCTGTTATGATTGGTCTTGATGACAAGATCttacaaaatttgaatcacaaTCATGCTATGTCACAAGAATCTGATACAAGTGACAGATTAGAAGTGTCCACTCGTATGTTGCATGGTACTTCAGATGAGGAATATAAGCTTCCTGCTCAGCTGGCTCAGAGATACATTAAAG TACCATGCGGTTCTCGACTGGTTGTACTCCTTTCTGTTCTAAAGAACCTTTTTGAGAGAGAACCTTCCCAAAAG GTAGTTGTGTTTTTTTCAACATGTGATGCTGTAGATTTTCATTATTCCCTGCTTAGTGAATTTCAATGGCCACCAGTTTCGCAGTCAGAAGCCGAAGTCAGACAGATGTTTTTGAGATGCAAAACTTTGCGTTTACATGGGAATATGAATCACGAGGACCGCAAAACAACATTTCAGATATTCAAAACGGAAAAGTCAGCTCTTCTCTTGTCAACAGATGTTTCTGCTAGAGGCTTGGATTTTCCTAAAGTCAGATGCATTATCCAGTATGACTCTCCAGGAGAGGCAACTGAGTATGTACACCG GGTTGGAAGGACTGCCAGGTTGGGTGAGAAAGGTGACTCACTGCTTTTTTTACAACCAGTTGAAGTAGATTACCTGAAGGACCTGGAGAAGCACGGGGTGATGCTAACGGAACATCCTCTTCTCAAACTGCTTGGTAGCTTCCCTTTATACAATCTTAAGCATCAGGTCAAAAAGTTTGTTTCAATAGACATGCACCCGTGGCTACTAACCTTGGAGAGAGCATTAGAATCCTATATTTCTTCAGAG ACAAGGATGAAGAAGTTAGCCCAGGATGCATTCTGTGCGTGGGTACGTGCTTATACTGCCCATCGTGGTGAGCTAAAAAGAATTTTTATGGTGAAGAAACTTCACTTAGGACATGTGGCTAAAAGCTTTGCATTGAAGGATCAGCCTTCCTTAGTTAACAAATCAATTCAAAAGCAACTACAGAAGAGGAAAAGAGACGAGAAGCAGAGAGTAAATTCAAGGAAGAAAAGGGTCACTGCAAAATCTTGA
- the LOC142548443 gene encoding DEAD-box ATP-dependent RNA helicase 17 isoform X4, translated as MQRPELVKLWRISLQLFITCRISIDEFSGQMVLLVYDILQKLLHRFHWIVPGYIMGGENRSKEKARLRKGVSILVATPGRLLDHLKNTSSFLHSNLQWAVFDEADRILELGYGKEIEDILNYLGTRQHELIGNENSALAPKVKKQNLLLSATLNEKVNQLAKISLENPVMIGLDDKILQNLNHNHAMSQESDTSDRLEVSTRMLHGTSDEEYKLPAQLAQRYIKVPCGSRLVVLLSVLKNLFEREPSQKVVVFFSTCDAVDFHYSLLSEFQWPPVSQSEAEVRQMFLRCKTLRLHGNMNHEDRKTTFQIFKTEKSALLLSTDVSARGLDFPKVRCIIQYDSPGEATEYVHRVGRTARLGEKGDSLLFLQPVEVDYLKDLEKHGVMLTEHPLLKLLGSFPLYNLKHQVKKFVSIDMHPWLLTLERALESYISSETRMKKLAQDAFCAWVRAYTAHRGELKRIFMVKKLHLGHVAKSFALKDQPSLVNKSIQKQLQKRKRDEKQRVNSRKKRVTAKS; from the exons ATGCAGCGACCGGAACTGGTAAAACTGTGGCGTATCTCGCTCCAATTATTCATCACTTGCAGAATCTCGATCGACGAATTCAGCGGTCAGATGGTACTTTTG GTGTACGATATTTTACAAAAGTTACTGCACCGTTTTCATTGGATTGTTCCGGGCTATATCATGGGTGGGGAAAATCGATCAAAGGAGAAAGCTAGATTAAGGAAAG gtgtgtCAATTCTTGTTGCAACTCCTGGACGTCTTTTGGATCATTTGAAGAATACTTCATCATTTCTACACTCCAACCTTCAGTGGGCAGTATTTGACGAAGCAGATAG GATTCTGGAACTTGGTTATGGTAAAGAGATAGAAGATATACTTAATTATTTGGGCACAAGGCAGCATGAATTGATTGGCAATGAAAATTCAGCTCTGGCTCCAAAAGTCAAGAAACAGAATTTGCTGTTATCAGCTACTCTAAATGAAAAAGTAAATCAACTAGCTAAAATCAGCTTAGAAAATCCTGTTATGATTGGTCTTGATGACAAGATCttacaaaatttgaatcacaaTCATGCTATGTCACAAGAATCTGATACAAGTGACAGATTAGAAGTGTCCACTCGTATGTTGCATGGTACTTCAGATGAGGAATATAAGCTTCCTGCTCAGCTGGCTCAGAGATACATTAAAG TACCATGCGGTTCTCGACTGGTTGTACTCCTTTCTGTTCTAAAGAACCTTTTTGAGAGAGAACCTTCCCAAAAG GTAGTTGTGTTTTTTTCAACATGTGATGCTGTAGATTTTCATTATTCCCTGCTTAGTGAATTTCAATGGCCACCAGTTTCGCAGTCAGAAGCCGAAGTCAGACAGATGTTTTTGAGATGCAAAACTTTGCGTTTACATGGGAATATGAATCACGAGGACCGCAAAACAACATTTCAGATATTCAAAACGGAAAAGTCAGCTCTTCTCTTGTCAACAGATGTTTCTGCTAGAGGCTTGGATTTTCCTAAAGTCAGATGCATTATCCAGTATGACTCTCCAGGAGAGGCAACTGAGTATGTACACCG GGTTGGAAGGACTGCCAGGTTGGGTGAGAAAGGTGACTCACTGCTTTTTTTACAACCAGTTGAAGTAGATTACCTGAAGGACCTGGAGAAGCACGGGGTGATGCTAACGGAACATCCTCTTCTCAAACTGCTTGGTAGCTTCCCTTTATACAATCTTAAGCATCAGGTCAAAAAGTTTGTTTCAATAGACATGCACCCGTGGCTACTAACCTTGGAGAGAGCATTAGAATCCTATATTTCTTCAGAG ACAAGGATGAAGAAGTTAGCCCAGGATGCATTCTGTGCGTGGGTACGTGCTTATACTGCCCATCGTGGTGAGCTAAAAAGAATTTTTATGGTGAAGAAACTTCACTTAGGACATGTGGCTAAAAGCTTTGCATTGAAGGATCAGCCTTCCTTAGTTAACAAATCAATTCAAAAGCAACTACAGAAGAGGAAAAGAGACGAGAAGCAGAGAGTAAATTCAAGGAAGAAAAGGGTCACTGCAAAATCTTGA
- the LOC142548442 gene encoding ethylene-responsive transcription factor ERF017-like: MVKSTTTSTSTARESEASASSSKYKGVRRRKWGKFVSEIRLPNSRERIWLGSYDTAEKAARAFDAALFCLRGKNAKFNFPDNPPEINKGVSMSPGDIQEAAARYAHSGDQGPPTAGRIENSDSLSSSELMPFSDADSPCPSVSHWTAQPDNEFADMPLDNAFLDQFLAMGHENNVHDFGVFPGYEDFSGEFFVPPLPNVDCWPDNHTEEIISSESSFLWNF, translated from the coding sequence ATGGTAAAATCGACGACTACTTCTACTTCTACCGCCAGAGAGAGTGAAGCTTCTGCTTCCTCCAGCAAGTATAAGGGTGTGAGGAGGCGGAAATGGGGTAAGTTTGTGTCGGAGATCAGGTTGCCCAACAGCAGGGAGAGGATCTGGTTGGGTTCCTACGACACGGCGGAGAAGGCGGCACGTGCCTTCGACGCCGCCCTCTTCTGCCTCCGCGGCAAGAATGCTAAGTTCAATTTCCCGGATAACCCGCCGGAGATCAACAAAGGCGTGTCTATGTCGCCGGGGGATATCCAGGAGGCGGCGGCCCGGTACGCCCATTCCGGGGACCAGGGCCCACCCACCGCTGGCCGGATCGAGAATTCAGACTCGTTGTCGTCTTCGGAGTTAATGCCTTTTTCGGACGCAGATTCCCCGTGCCCTTCTGTGTCACACTGGACCGCTCAGCCGGACAATGAATTCGCAGATATGCCCCTGGACAATGCATTTTTGGACCAGTTTTTAGCCATGGGTCACGAGAATAACGTCCACGATTTCGGGGTATTTCCGGGATATGAAGATTTCTCCGGCGAGTTTTTTGTGCCACCTTTGCCCAACGTTGACTGTTGGCCGGACAACCATACGGAAGAAATAATATCTTCCGAGAGTTCATTTCTGTGGAATTTTTAA
- the LOC142548443 gene encoding DEAD-box ATP-dependent RNA helicase 17 isoform X1 — MIGGRKVKVATNGESEVFASCSFSSLGLHPTLCEQLKERLGFEFPTQVQAQTIPVVLSGRHVLVNAATGTGKTVAYLAPIIHHLQNLDRRIQRSDGTFALVLVPTRELCMQVYDILQKLLHRFHWIVPGYIMGGENRSKEKARLRKGVSILVATPGRLLDHLKNTSSFLHSNLQWAVFDEADRILELGYGKEIEDILNYLGTRQHELIGNENSALAPKVKKQNLLLSATLNEKVNQLAKISLENPVMIGLDDKILQNLNHNHAMSQESDTSDRLEVSTRMLHGTSDEEYKLPAQLAQRYIKVPCGSRLVVLLSVLKNLFEREPSQKVVVFFSTCDAVDFHYSLLSEFQWPPVSQSEAEVRQMFLRCKTLRLHGNMNHEDRKTTFQIFKTEKSALLLSTDVSARGLDFPKVRCIIQYDSPGEATEYVHRVGRTARLGEKGDSLLFLQPVEVDYLKDLEKHGVMLTEHPLLKLLGSFPLYNLKHQVKKFVSIDMHPWLLTLERALESYISSETRMKKLAQDAFCAWVRAYTAHRGELKRIFMVKKLHLGHVAKSFALKDQPSLVNKSIQKQLQKRKRDEKQRVNSRKKRVTAKS; from the exons ATGATTGGTGGTAGAAAAGTTAAAGTAGCTACCAACGGCGAGTCGGAGGTGTTCGCTTCGTGCTCTTTCTCCAGCCTCGGCCTTCACCCCACCTTATGCGAGCAGCTCAAAG AGAGGCTTGGATTCGAGTTTCCCACGCAGGTTCAGGCGCAGACGATTCCTGTTGTGCTCTCCGGCAGACACGT GCTGGTTAATGCAGCGACCGGAACTGGTAAAACTGTGGCGTATCTCGCTCCAATTATTCATCACTTGCAGAATCTCGATCGACGAATTCAGCGGTCAGATGGTACTTTTG CGTTGGTGCTTGTACCAACGCGTGAATTATGCATGCAGGTGTACGATATTTTACAAAAGTTACTGCACCGTTTTCATTGGATTGTTCCGGGCTATATCATGGGTGGGGAAAATCGATCAAAGGAGAAAGCTAGATTAAGGAAAG gtgtgtCAATTCTTGTTGCAACTCCTGGACGTCTTTTGGATCATTTGAAGAATACTTCATCATTTCTACACTCCAACCTTCAGTGGGCAGTATTTGACGAAGCAGATAG GATTCTGGAACTTGGTTATGGTAAAGAGATAGAAGATATACTTAATTATTTGGGCACAAGGCAGCATGAATTGATTGGCAATGAAAATTCAGCTCTGGCTCCAAAAGTCAAGAAACAGAATTTGCTGTTATCAGCTACTCTAAATGAAAAAGTAAATCAACTAGCTAAAATCAGCTTAGAAAATCCTGTTATGATTGGTCTTGATGACAAGATCttacaaaatttgaatcacaaTCATGCTATGTCACAAGAATCTGATACAAGTGACAGATTAGAAGTGTCCACTCGTATGTTGCATGGTACTTCAGATGAGGAATATAAGCTTCCTGCTCAGCTGGCTCAGAGATACATTAAAG TACCATGCGGTTCTCGACTGGTTGTACTCCTTTCTGTTCTAAAGAACCTTTTTGAGAGAGAACCTTCCCAAAAG GTAGTTGTGTTTTTTTCAACATGTGATGCTGTAGATTTTCATTATTCCCTGCTTAGTGAATTTCAATGGCCACCAGTTTCGCAGTCAGAAGCCGAAGTCAGACAGATGTTTTTGAGATGCAAAACTTTGCGTTTACATGGGAATATGAATCACGAGGACCGCAAAACAACATTTCAGATATTCAAAACGGAAAAGTCAGCTCTTCTCTTGTCAACAGATGTTTCTGCTAGAGGCTTGGATTTTCCTAAAGTCAGATGCATTATCCAGTATGACTCTCCAGGAGAGGCAACTGAGTATGTACACCG GGTTGGAAGGACTGCCAGGTTGGGTGAGAAAGGTGACTCACTGCTTTTTTTACAACCAGTTGAAGTAGATTACCTGAAGGACCTGGAGAAGCACGGGGTGATGCTAACGGAACATCCTCTTCTCAAACTGCTTGGTAGCTTCCCTTTATACAATCTTAAGCATCAGGTCAAAAAGTTTGTTTCAATAGACATGCACCCGTGGCTACTAACCTTGGAGAGAGCATTAGAATCCTATATTTCTTCAGAG ACAAGGATGAAGAAGTTAGCCCAGGATGCATTCTGTGCGTGGGTACGTGCTTATACTGCCCATCGTGGTGAGCTAAAAAGAATTTTTATGGTGAAGAAACTTCACTTAGGACATGTGGCTAAAAGCTTTGCATTGAAGGATCAGCCTTCCTTAGTTAACAAATCAATTCAAAAGCAACTACAGAAGAGGAAAAGAGACGAGAAGCAGAGAGTAAATTCAAGGAAGAAAAGGGTCACTGCAAAATCTTGA